From a region of the Listeria monocytogenes ATCC 19117 genome:
- a CDS encoding phosphate acyltransferase, giving the protein MTKSRFFSDVAETSSFVFAVAGADDEVVLETIRLALNQNLGKFLLFGKKEDKTLTANENVTWIQTDTAEAAAQGAILAVKNKEADILVKGFIPTATLMHHVLKKENGLRTDQLLSQIAIFDIPTYHKPLLITDCAMNVAPKTKEKIAITENAIAVAHQIGIANPKIALLSAVEEVTAKMPSTVEAQEVVQHFDNTIAVSGPLALDVAISKEAALHKGITDSSAGEADILIAPNIETGNALYKSLVYFAGAKVGSAVVGAKVPIVISSRNDSPENKLASFILTVRLVEK; this is encoded by the coding sequence ATGACAAAAAGTAGATTTTTTTCAGATGTAGCAGAAACGAGTTCATTTGTTTTCGCCGTGGCAGGAGCAGATGATGAAGTTGTGCTCGAAACGATTCGTCTTGCATTAAACCAAAATTTAGGTAAATTTCTTTTATTTGGCAAGAAGGAAGACAAAACGTTAACCGCGAATGAAAACGTTACATGGATTCAAACAGATACCGCTGAAGCCGCAGCACAAGGCGCCATTTTAGCGGTAAAAAATAAAGAAGCAGATATTTTAGTAAAAGGATTCATTCCAACCGCCACATTGATGCATCACGTATTAAAAAAAGAAAATGGCCTTCGTACAGACCAATTATTGAGTCAAATTGCCATTTTTGATATTCCAACGTATCACAAACCATTATTGATAACTGATTGTGCCATGAACGTAGCGCCAAAAACAAAAGAGAAAATTGCTATCACAGAAAATGCCATAGCCGTAGCGCATCAAATCGGCATCGCTAATCCTAAAATTGCGTTACTTAGTGCGGTGGAAGAAGTGACAGCAAAAATGCCATCCACAGTAGAAGCACAGGAAGTAGTGCAGCATTTTGATAACACAATAGCCGTCTCGGGTCCGCTAGCTCTCGATGTAGCTATTTCCAAAGAAGCGGCTCTCCATAAAGGAATTACGGATAGTTCAGCGGGAGAAGCAGACATATTAATTGCTCCTAATATTGAAACAGGAAATGCACTTTATAAATCATTAGTCTACTTTGCTGGAGCTAAAGTAGGTAGTGCAGTGGTCGGGGCAAAAGTACCTATTGTCATTTCCTCAAGAAATGATTCACCGGAAAACAAATTAGCTTCATTCATACTAACTGTAAGACTAGTTGAGAAATGA
- the buk gene encoding butyrate kinase: MSFDVLTINPGSTSTKLAVYQGDKVLFEETVRHTMQELADFNNVQEQFDFRWQVLRRVMDAHGYDVKKLQAVVGRGGLLRPVAGGTYMVTEKMIDDLKENKYGEHASNLGALLAKKLADELTIPSFIVDPVVVDEMQEIARISGNAFITRKSIFHALNHKAAGRKIAKELGKDYEKMNFVIAHLGGGISVAAHRQGKAVDVNNALDGDGPFSPERSGSLPMNDFLEACFSGKWTKRELHELIVGRGGMISYLGTNSMLEVEAKVQAGDVKAIEAFDAMAYQVSKEIGACSVVLQGKVDAIILTGGLARSELFTNKIIEQTNWITSVIIEPGEDELEALNSGVQRVLAGLEKEKEY; this comes from the coding sequence ATGTCTTTTGATGTTTTAACCATAAATCCTGGTTCCACGTCTACCAAACTCGCTGTTTACCAAGGCGATAAAGTACTTTTTGAAGAAACTGTCAGACATACAATGCAAGAACTAGCCGACTTTAATAACGTACAGGAACAATTTGATTTTAGGTGGCAAGTTCTACGTCGAGTGATGGATGCACATGGTTATGATGTAAAGAAATTACAAGCGGTAGTTGGAAGAGGGGGCTTACTTCGACCAGTTGCCGGCGGTACATATATGGTTACAGAAAAAATGATAGATGATTTAAAAGAAAATAAATACGGAGAGCATGCCTCAAATTTAGGGGCACTGCTTGCAAAAAAATTAGCAGATGAACTGACAATACCTAGTTTTATTGTGGATCCGGTTGTCGTGGATGAAATGCAGGAAATTGCAAGGATATCTGGCAATGCCTTCATTACTAGAAAAAGTATTTTTCATGCATTAAATCATAAAGCAGCAGGTCGGAAAATAGCCAAAGAGCTAGGAAAAGATTATGAAAAAATGAATTTTGTTATCGCGCATCTTGGCGGTGGAATTTCAGTTGCCGCTCATCGACAAGGAAAAGCGGTGGATGTGAATAATGCCTTAGATGGGGACGGCCCTTTTAGTCCGGAACGTTCTGGTTCTTTACCGATGAATGATTTTCTAGAAGCATGTTTTAGCGGTAAATGGACAAAACGCGAATTGCATGAACTGATTGTTGGTCGTGGTGGGATGATTTCATATTTAGGAACTAACAGCATGCTCGAGGTGGAAGCTAAAGTACAAGCAGGTGACGTGAAAGCTATCGAAGCTTTTGATGCAATGGCTTATCAAGTTAGCAAAGAAATTGGCGCATGTTCCGTTGTATTGCAAGGTAAAGTTGACGCCATAATTTTAACTGGTGGCCTTGCTAGAAGTGAACTTTTTACAAACAAAATTATTGAGCAAACAAACTGGATAACCAGTGTGATTATAGAACCCGGAGAAGACGAATTAGAAGCATTAAATAGCGGTGTGCAACGTGTGCTCGCTGGTCTTGAGAAAGAAAAAGAGTACTAA
- the lpdA gene encoding dihydrolipoyl dehydrogenase produces MATEYDVVILGGGTGGYVAAIQAAKNGQKVAVVEKGKVGGTCLHRGCIPTKALLRSAEVLQTVKKASEFGISVEGTAGINFLQAQERKQAIVDQLEKGIHQLFKQGKIDLFVGTGTILGPSIFSPTAGTVSVEFEDGSENEMLIPKNLIIATGSKPRTLNGLSIDEENVLSSDGALNLESLPKSIIIVGGGVIGMEWASMMHDFGVEVTVLEYADRILPTEDKEVAKELARLYKKKKLIMHTSAEVQAASYKKTDTGVEIKAIIKGEEQTFAADKILVSVGRSANTENIGLQNTDIATENGFIQVNDFYQTKESHIYAIGDCIPTIQLAHVAMEEGTIAANHIAGKVAEKLDYDLVPRCIYTSTEIASVGITEEQAKERGYEVKKGKFFFRGIGKALVYGESDGFIKIIADKKTDDILGVSMIGPHVTDMISEAALAQVLNATPWEVGNTIHPHPTLSESFREAALAVDGNAIHG; encoded by the coding sequence GTGGCAACAGAATATGATGTCGTTATTCTTGGCGGAGGAACTGGCGGTTACGTCGCAGCAATTCAAGCAGCTAAGAATGGCCAGAAAGTAGCCGTCGTTGAAAAAGGGAAAGTTGGTGGAACGTGTCTTCATCGTGGATGTATTCCAACGAAAGCGTTATTACGTTCAGCGGAAGTTCTGCAAACAGTAAAAAAAGCAAGTGAATTTGGTATTTCTGTAGAAGGAACTGCCGGAATCAATTTTTTACAAGCACAAGAAAGAAAACAAGCAATCGTAGATCAATTAGAAAAAGGTATTCACCAATTATTTAAACAAGGGAAAATTGACTTGTTTGTTGGAACGGGAACTATTTTAGGACCATCTATTTTTTCACCAACAGCTGGAACAGTTTCAGTCGAATTTGAAGATGGCTCTGAAAATGAAATGCTCATTCCTAAAAATTTAATTATCGCGACAGGCTCCAAACCGCGCACATTAAATGGTTTAAGCATTGATGAAGAAAATGTTTTATCATCTGACGGTGCGCTAAACCTAGAATCTTTACCAAAATCAATTATTATCGTTGGCGGTGGAGTTATCGGGATGGAATGGGCTTCGATGATGCATGATTTTGGCGTAGAAGTTACCGTGCTAGAATATGCAGATCGAATTTTGCCAACAGAAGATAAAGAAGTAGCTAAAGAATTAGCAAGACTTTATAAAAAGAAAAAATTAATCATGCATACATCTGCTGAAGTTCAAGCAGCTAGTTATAAAAAAACGGATACTGGTGTGGAAATTAAAGCAATTATTAAAGGCGAAGAGCAAACTTTCGCAGCAGACAAAATTCTCGTTTCTGTCGGTCGTTCAGCTAATACAGAAAATATCGGTTTGCAAAACACGGATATCGCGACCGAAAACGGTTTTATCCAAGTAAATGATTTTTATCAAACAAAAGAAAGCCATATCTACGCGATTGGTGATTGCATTCCAACAATCCAACTTGCGCACGTTGCGATGGAAGAAGGAACGATTGCAGCCAACCATATTGCCGGAAAAGTGGCTGAAAAACTTGACTACGACTTAGTTCCTCGCTGTATTTATACTTCTACAGAAATCGCAAGTGTCGGTATTACAGAAGAACAAGCAAAAGAACGTGGTTATGAAGTGAAAAAAGGCAAATTTTTCTTCCGTGGTATCGGGAAAGCACTCGTTTACGGAGAGTCAGATGGCTTCATTAAAATTATTGCAGATAAAAAAACAGACGATATCCTAGGCGTTAGCATGATTGGACCGCACGTAACGGACATGATTAGCGAAGCCGCTTTAGCACAAGTTTTAAATGC